CGCTCGAGACCGGATAGGTAGCGGACATGTCCGCCGGACCCAGATATATGCCGTCGGGCTTGGCAAAGCATTGGGACTCGGCGAAAACGCGATCGATGCACTTCGATCGGGTGCCCTGCTGCACGATATTGGAAAGTTAGCCGTGCCGGACCATATCTTGAGTAAACCCGGACCATTGACCGCCGCCGAACTCGAAAAAACCAAGGTCCATTCGCTCGTCGGTGCGTCTATTTTGGAAAACGTCGGCTTTAATTATCCCGTCGTGCCGACCGTACGCCATCACCACGAACGCTGGGACGGGTCGGGCTATCCGGATGGCCTGATCGGCGAGAGCATTCCAAAAACTGCCCGCATACTGGCCGTTGCCGATACATATGACTCGCTCCGCAGTGATCAATCATTCCGCGATGCGAAGTCGGCTGACGAGGCCCGGGAAATATTACAGCAAGGTGCCGGAATAAAGTTTGACCCGAATATTGTAAGCGTTTTTTTGAAACGGCTCGCTGGCTTTGAGGCCGAACTTGATGCTCTGGGACTGGCGTACAAGTCTGAATCGAAACGATCGGAAGATGCGGTTGCGCACGAATCGAAAGGCTATCTCGAACAGATCAAGTTGGCCAACAAGGAGGTTTTCACGCTTTACGAGATGGCTCGCGAATTCAGTTCCTCGGCCAATCTGGGTGAAATGCTCACCCTATTTTCGGATCGTATTCGACAACTCGTCCCGTTCGACACGTGCGTTGTATATCTGCTCGACACAACAAAGCGCTCCGCAACCGCGGCGCACGTCGCGGGCGAGAATGCAGAATTTCTTTCGGACAAGCATATCAAGGTGGGCAAAGGCGCGACCGGTATGGCACTTAAACGCCGTCAAATGGTCAAAAACGTAAATCCGGACCTTGATTTTTCGATCTCACATCTCGAATTGATCCAACAGTATTCGACGATGGCCGCTCTGCCGCTGATCGCTGATGGTGAGCTCGTCGGTGCCGTGTCGATCTATTCGAACGATCTGGAGGAGTATGATGACGAACACCTACGAGTGCTCGAGACCGTGTCGCGGATCGCAGCCGAGGCGATAGGAAAATCACAGGACCACGCCGAGGCAAAGGCCAACGCGCTGACCGACCCGATGACCGGCTTGCCCAATGCGCGCAGCCTGCAGCTTCAATTTGAAAAAGAAGTCGGCCGTTCGAGCCGTTCGGGGAATACCTTTCAGGTCTTGGTTATGGACCTCGACGGCTTTAAGGCGGTCAATGACAATTTCGGACACATCACCGGTGACGAGATGCTCCGTGAGGTGGGTGCGGTCATTCAGGCTCAGCTTCGCGACTACGATTTTTTAGCCAGATACGGCGGTGATGAGTTTGTCGCCCTTATACCTGATGCCGAATACTGCGATGTCAACGACCTGTGCCACAGGATCGAGGCGGCCGTCAATTCGTTCAAGCTACCGGTCAGCGAGGGCCTGTTTGCAACGGTCGGCATCAGTCTTGGATCGGCCGGTTATCCGACAAATGGCGGTGCATTTGACGCAGTGATCATCGCGGCAGACAAGGCGATGTACCGTCAAAAAGCGGCGCGTAAGAATAGTAAGTTCGGCCTTGATCGACACAGTCAGTTCGCCCTGTCAGATGCTCTTGACACTGAACCAAACACCCGCAACCCGCTGTTAGATGGTCCGTCCGGCGAAAGCTTCATCGTCGAACTCGACGAATCTCACGTCATTTCGACTGCGATAAATTAAAAATAGTTTAGAAAGCTTGCGAAAAGCGAAAGTGTATCTGGTCCTGACGCAGTTGGTATATTGCGTTGGGACCGACGGTTTGCGGTATCAGAAATCGCGGTGGATTGAGCAACCGACCGTAATCGACGCCAAACTCGCCGCCGATCGGGGTCTTTAGCCGTAGCCCGATCCCGGCGGTATGCGTCCATAAGGCTCGCAGATTTTGCCGGAAGACATCGTTTGCCGGCACATCCGGCGGATTAAAAATATCGCCGATACGCCTAAATACGTTGCCGCCGTCATAAAAAGGCACGACCCTGATCGACTTAGAGATCGGCACTCGCGCCTCGAGGTTTATTACCGCCATCGCATTGCCGCCAAAGGGAACCGTGAAAGGCGCCAGATAGACGCTGTTTCCGGCCGAATTTAAGAATGTTCCCTGCGGTTCGATCACGATCCGGGGCCCGGCCTCTTCAAAATCAAAACCTCTTAAGGTATTTGATCCGCCCGCAAAAAAACGTTCGCTGACCGGCAGAATATTGTTAAGATCGGGGAACTGCACATTGTTAAAGCGGTTCGCGGCGGAGAATACAGTTGCTAGGCCGAGGATCGCACGGCCGGCAATAGTCATGTTTTTGAATTTCGGAAATGTGTAATAAAAGTTATAGCTCGCCTGAAATTTATGAAAACCGATATTTGCGCCGAGTTGCGGGATCGAGACATTATACTCAGCCGTGATATAGCTTCCGCGGGTCGGATCGCTGGCATTGTATCGGCACTTGTCGCCGGGCTCGCCCTTCGCGATCAACTCGAGCAGACCGAACCTGACCGAGCAATTCTCGCGTGTATCGCGGACATATGTAAATCCAAAGCCCGATATTCGCACACGTGCATCCGGCGTCAGCAAGTCTTTGATCAGAAGGCTTTCGATATTAGATAGACGAACATTCTCAAACCGGTATCTGCCGAAAATAATGCTTCGATTTTTACGGCTCAGCGTCCGACTCGTTTCTGCCGAGACCGACAGGCGGTTGATGGTTGGGCTACCGGTCGGATTGCCAAATGTGTCGATCGGGTTACCGGTGGCATCGATACGCTGGACGACGCCAAATGTGCCCTTATCGAAGGCTGACCGGAAGAATCGCGTGACGGTCGAGTCGCGTTGGTATTGGGCTGAAAAGGTCAGCGGTGAAAATCGGTTCTCACCGTCTTTCATAAAGCGTGGATCGATGAAATCGAACTGTACCAATTGCTGCCGCTGACTCCAACGCATCCGTGCGCCGCCCTGCCACAGGTTGCCAAATAGATTAACGTGGCGAAGATCAAAAAAGCCGTTGGCCCCGAGGTCGGTCGAGAAACCGCCGCCGTACGTCAGCAATCGCGGTTTCTGCTCGTTGACATTTATGATCACGTCGGCCGCCCGTTCGCCGGCGGTGGTGTCGCCGGCAGGCTGAGTCTTGACCTCGACACGGTCAAATGCGTCGGTGCCGTAGAGATTTTGTTCGGTGCCGTATATGTCCTGAGCCCTGAGAAATTCGCCCGGCTTGAGGTTTGAGGCTCGGCGGATCGCCTTGGGCTTGGTGGCGTCATTGCCGGTGATCAGCACGCGGTTGATGACCACCCGCCGGCCTTCTCCCTCGACCTTGAATTCGACCTTTAGTGTTCGCTTGTCGCTCCCGTCGACAAGTTCGCCTTCGATGACAGATGAACTCACGCGGGCGTCGAAATATCCCTCTTTCGAGTAAAATTCGGCAAGCGTTCTGACCGCGTTTCTGATCCTCGCACGCGAGTACTCGCGACCCTTCAACTGGGAGACTTTTGCCATCAGCAGATCGTCGGCAAATGCCTTGTTGCCCGTAACGGTTACGTCCTCGACTATCGACGGCGGCCCGTCCTCGACCTGAAAGGTGATAATGAGGTCTTCGCCGTTCGGCGAAACACCCTGAACCACGCGAACCTGTGCGTCACGGTATCCGAGTTCATTTAGGAGAGAACGGATCGTAGCGGCATCGCGCTCGAGGATGCTTAGGCTCGTAAAGCCGCGGCCATAGCCAAAAAGTGGGATGATACCCAACAGATTTGCTTCCTGTGACTCGAGCACCGTCCGGATCTCTTCGATTGGCAAGCGGTCCGTACCCTTGATCCGCAAACTCTGAAGCCGCAATTTACGACTGGCCTTGACCTGATATCTGATCGTCACGGTTCGGTCTTTCAGATCCGACGTGCCGAGATTTGAGCACAGCAACTCAGTATCGTTGGGCATCGCGTCAACGCCGTCTCCAGGGAGTTGGGGTTCGACGCTACAGATTGGCCGGACGTTCGCAAAAAAATAGCCCTTTTCCTGAAAGTAGTTTTCGAGCCTGCGTTCGCCCTCGACGATCGCGGCGTAGTCCAGTGTCCCCTCGCGCTTTAGCGGCAAGATGCGGTCCAATGTCGAGTCGCTGACCTTGCCGGCGTCCGATTCGACGACGATCTTGACGATCGGTCCGACCTTTCCTTGAATACTGATCGCGATCGTGTTGCTGTCACTGTCATAGCTGACCCGCGGATCATCGAGTTCCGGTGCGGTCAGGTCTTGTTTTCTCAAAAACGCACGCAGACCGTCAATATCACGAGCGAGTGCCTCGCGGGAAAAGGGCGTTCCCTTTACCAATTTGACCGTTTTTGGTGGGATCAGACGGTCAAGTCCGGCTATGTCGATCTTCAGTTCCCCGACCTTTGCCTGTTCGCCCGGCACGACCGTAAAGACGACGGCGACCGAATTATCACTCTGCAGAGGCGTCTGAACGTAGGTTACTTCGGATCGGTAATAACCGCGTTCGCGAAGATAGTCCAGTATCTGGTCGGCATTGTTGCGAAGCGTCTGCTCAGTGATCGTCGAACCCGGAGCCAGCAAGTCGAGTTTGAACAGCAATTCCTGCTCAGTGATAGCCTTGTCCGAAAAATCTCCCAAAATGATCGACACCTTGTCAGCCTGCCGCTTGCGCCTGATCGCAAATCTCAGGTCGACGCCGTTGAGCCCATTCAACGATGCCGTGACCTTGACCTCGGCGATCTTGTCAGTCCGATACAGCGCCTCGATCGTATCGTGGATGTGGGTCGCCGAGTACAATGCACCGATGCGGTCTTTTACTATCACCCGAAACGGTTCAGCGGCGGGCAGATTCGGTTCGCCGCCATCGACGATGACATCGACCTTTTCGATAAGACGCTTTTCATATTTTGACTGAGCGGATGTCGCTTGCGTTAGCAAGGCGAACACGATCATCAAAAATACAAACAGTCCTAGCGTGCGGCCGCACCCGCGGCTATTGTTCCTTTTGTTGATGACTATGGCGATATCAGTCAAATTTCGCTTATCGAACTTTAAAATCTCTTTCTAAACCGTATTTCAAAACTAAAGTTGTCGCGCGTGCGAGTAACATTACTGAGCGAACGCTGTTCATACTGCGCGACGAACGAGAGCTTATTAGAGACGCGGTACTCAAGCGCCAAAACCTGATTTTGATCCTGCGATAAGTTGGTCGAGTACGTGACCCGCAAGTTGTTATTGATCTGCCTTCCGACGGTCAGGCGAGCCGAAGGATCTAGTTGCTGCCCCGAGATGATCGGGTCGATCTCAAAAACGTTGAGCCCAAATAGCTTGTCGGTCGCTCGGCGGGCTGGATTATTTATGATCGAATCCGTTAGTATCTCCGCCGCGGTATTGATACCGGTCTGAGCTAGAGTCGGAATGCCGCCGGCCGTATTGCTCAGAGCACCGGTCGTGATCAGCGACACCACATCCGCCTGCGGGAGCGCCGGACTCGACCTCAGCGTCGCCGTCAGCAACTCGGTATCGTTCAGCGGTCCTGCCAGATTGACAAATATCTGATAGCCGCCGATCTCGGTCTCAGCCTGTAGATTTATTATCGGATCGATCTCTGTATTTGGCGGAAACTCCAAAACTCCCCGTTGGACGTCGTACCGATCTTTGCGGTAAAACAGGGTCCCGCTATTGGCGGTGATCCGGCCCGACAACTGTGGATTGTTGGCATCGCCCGTTAATGCAAGCGAGACCGAAGCCGTAAGATCGGCGATGTTGTTGCGGACGATGAGTGCGTCGCGGCCCTCAATTATGAGGTCAAACCGCGGCGCCGAAACGGTCGACGGCCCGGTCGACAGAGATGTATCGCGGCGTGCCCCGACGACATTGGCGAGATCGATATCCTGTGAGTAAAGGCTGCGCTTAGCGAAAACACGGCCACCGATCGTGATCTGAAGGTTTTCCTTGTCCGTTCGCCGAATACCGGTGATCTCAAGCCTAGCGTCGCCGGTCGTTAAAAAGTCATTGGGGATCGGAACGGTGACACTGTCGCCGTTTACGTTGACGCGAAATGCCTTGACCGACAATCCACTAAGAACCGCTCCGCCCGTACCGGAAAATTTGCCGCCGCCCAGATAACCTGATGCGGATTCGATCTCAGCCTGATTTGAAGTAAATATAACCCGCGTTTTTACGCGGTCAAATGTCAGCCGGTCCGAACCGATAAAGGTCGCGATCGCCGCATTCTCGGTCTGTGCTGTTCCGGACAGTCGGGCAGTTTGATTTGGGCCCGAGTACCTGACGGCAACATCCGCAAATCCGGCAAAAAAGATATCGGTGGTAGCGAGATTCAGCAACGTCAGATTG
This is a stretch of genomic DNA from Chloracidobacterium sp.. It encodes these proteins:
- a CDS encoding diguanylate cyclase yields the protein MSLAIAAVGASVCYISQFSGQKIVVLLSAIFVTLIASKYELRLPKTSIEIALGDIIVIWGVFWLGVSGGVLLGAAASIARAMRDGKFTLRGKLAAASGTLAAVAAGTSYYYVYGIDLYREEHLYTVGNQDTIIVGAILMTLVIAIARYAFGPITAMSDLDSSLRHPAENDIRRRAIEVIPVFVLSVTLVELFSYFGLAFGFVALPCSILAVLSYRVHLNSLAQKTSQILEASRIQLATVEALATAIDARDRIGSGHVRRTQIYAVGLGKALGLGENAIDALRSGALLHDIGKLAVPDHILSKPGPLTAAELEKTKVHSLVGASILENVGFNYPVVPTVRHHHERWDGSGYPDGLIGESIPKTARILAVADTYDSLRSDQSFRDAKSADEAREILQQGAGIKFDPNIVSVFLKRLAGFEAELDALGLAYKSESKRSEDAVAHESKGYLEQIKLANKEVFTLYEMAREFSSSANLGEMLTLFSDRIRQLVPFDTCVVYLLDTTKRSATAAHVAGENAEFLSDKHIKVGKGATGMALKRRQMVKNVNPDLDFSISHLELIQQYSTMAALPLIADGELVGAVSIYSNDLEEYDDEHLRVLETVSRIAAEAIGKSQDHAEAKANALTDPMTGLPNARSLQLQFEKEVGRSSRSGNTFQVLVMDLDGFKAVNDNFGHITGDEMLREVGAVIQAQLRDYDFLARYGGDEFVALIPDAEYCDVNDLCHRIEAAVNSFKLPVSEGLFATVGISLGSAGYPTNGGAFDAVIIAADKAMYRQKAARKNSKFGLDRHSQFALSDALDTEPNTRNPLLDGPSGESFIVELDESHVISTAIN
- a CDS encoding BamA/TamA family outer membrane protein; the encoded protein is MTDIAIVINKRNNSRGCGRTLGLFVFLMIVFALLTQATSAQSKYEKRLIEKVDVIVDGGEPNLPAAEPFRVIVKDRIGALYSATHIHDTIEALYRTDKIAEVKVTASLNGLNGVDLRFAIRRKRQADKVSIILGDFSDKAITEQELLFKLDLLAPGSTITEQTLRNNADQILDYLRERGYYRSEVTYVQTPLQSDNSVAVVFTVVPGEQAKVGELKIDIAGLDRLIPPKTVKLVKGTPFSREALARDIDGLRAFLRKQDLTAPELDDPRVSYDSDSNTIAISIQGKVGPIVKIVVESDAGKVSDSTLDRILPLKREGTLDYAAIVEGERRLENYFQEKGYFFANVRPICSVEPQLPGDGVDAMPNDTELLCSNLGTSDLKDRTVTIRYQVKASRKLRLQSLRIKGTDRLPIEEIRTVLESQEANLLGIIPLFGYGRGFTSLSILERDAATIRSLLNELGYRDAQVRVVQGVSPNGEDLIITFQVEDGPPSIVEDVTVTGNKAFADDLLMAKVSQLKGREYSRARIRNAVRTLAEFYSKEGYFDARVSSSVIEGELVDGSDKRTLKVEFKVEGEGRRVVINRVLITGNDATKPKAIRRASNLKPGEFLRAQDIYGTEQNLYGTDAFDRVEVKTQPAGDTTAGERAADVIINVNEQKPRLLTYGGGFSTDLGANGFFDLRHVNLFGNLWQGGARMRWSQRQQLVQFDFIDPRFMKDGENRFSPLTFSAQYQRDSTVTRFFRSAFDKGTFGVVQRIDATGNPIDTFGNPTGSPTINRLSVSAETSRTLSRKNRSIIFGRYRFENVRLSNIESLLIKDLLTPDARVRISGFGFTYVRDTRENCSVRFGLLELIAKGEPGDKCRYNASDPTRGSYITAEYNVSIPQLGANIGFHKFQASYNFYYTFPKFKNMTIAGRAILGLATVFSAANRFNNVQFPDLNNILPVSERFFAGGSNTLRGFDFEEAGPRIVIEPQGTFLNSAGNSVYLAPFTVPFGGNAMAVINLEARVPISKSIRVVPFYDGGNVFRRIGDIFNPPDVPANDVFRQNLRALWTHTAGIGLRLKTPIGGEFGVDYGRLLNPPRFLIPQTVGPNAIYQLRQDQIHFRFSQAF